Proteins from one Arthrobacter sp. Soc17.1.1.1 genomic window:
- a CDS encoding gamma carbonic anhydrase family protein: MTHLIAFRGKTPDTGAATFIAPTASLIGGVVLGASASVFYGVTVRADTASIRIGDGTNLQDNVVVHADPGFPAVIGDRVSVGHGAVVHGCTIEDDCLIGMGATVLNGAVIGTGSLIAAGAVVLEGTVVPPRSLVAGVPAKIRRELTDDEVQGIRANADRYDALAHEHRQALTS, encoded by the coding sequence ATGACCCACCTCATCGCGTTCCGCGGGAAGACCCCCGACACCGGGGCCGCCACGTTCATCGCGCCCACCGCGTCCCTGATCGGCGGGGTCGTCCTCGGCGCCTCCGCGAGCGTCTTCTACGGCGTCACCGTCCGTGCGGACACCGCGTCCATCCGCATCGGGGACGGGACGAACCTGCAGGACAACGTCGTGGTGCACGCCGATCCCGGCTTCCCCGCGGTCATCGGCGACCGGGTCAGCGTGGGCCACGGCGCCGTGGTGCACGGGTGCACCATCGAGGACGACTGCCTCATCGGCATGGGCGCCACCGTCCTGAACGGGGCGGTCATCGGCACGGGATCGCTGATCGCCGCGGGCGCCGTCGTGCTCGAGGGCACCGTGGTGCCGCCGCGCTCGCTCGTCGCCGGCGTCCCGGCCAAGATCCGCCGCGAACTGACCGACGACGAGGTCCAGGGGATCCGCGCCAACGCGGACCGGTACGACGCCCTGGCGCACGAGCACCGCCAAGCGTTAACTTCTTGA